One Coffea eugenioides isolate CCC68of chromosome 2, Ceug_1.0, whole genome shotgun sequence genomic window, ATTTCAGCTTTAACTCTTGGTTGGGTATTACAAAGATGACTGTGAATgtgatcaaaaattgaatagTGGACTTACTTTCTGACACCTATCTATACTCTTTTATGAACAAGTGCTCAGACTGTCCACCTATAATATTAAACTATGGTTATTGGATGGCAAAGTATTTAACTTTAAACCAAAGTAATGCCTTTTTTCTGCTTCCGTGCTTCCAGTGTTAGATGTACAACCTGTATTGCAAAGAAGCCAACCTTCTATtatgttttaaaagaaaattactaATAAGGAACTTTGCATGGTGAGTGGTCATTGGAAAGTGCAACGCGATCAGAACACAAATAAAATTCTAGAATTATCAGAGAGTGATTGTTATTAACTTGTTATGGTTGTGATTTGAATGTCTGCACCATGACTCTAGTGTAATCACATAGGATTGTTTAATGGGTTTAAACAGTTAAATTTCCTGAATTCATATAGTAACTTTTCCAATTATCTTGATTCTGAGTCCTTAGGTCCATTTCGGAGTTAATAGTGGTGCAACAAAGTTTGCAATAGAGAATCAAGCAGTCAATGAAGCTACATTTCGCTGCCCTGATGAGATGGGGTGGAAGCCTCAGGTCTGTTGTTGCGTTgatcactttctcattttaagTATCTATTTCCATTTCTGACTTAGTTAGTGCTTTAACATCTGTCATTTCAGAAAGTCCCTATTATCCCAGCAGATGGTGGAATTTCAAGAGCACGAGAGGTATAGTGGTTTTATGGCTTCCTTTCGCAGCTCCAGAAGAAACTTCTGTATCTTGCTTCAAGTTTTTTGTTCAGATAAGTTGACAACATGTGGTGGTGTGAAAAAATGAATAGAGGTGCCACTAAGCTGACTATAATTCTTAACAGTGAACGGTGGCCTATCTAGAACATGTTATAATTTCATCTACTCTTGCATCCTCGGCATGCTCTTTCACCTGCTTGTTGGATCACTCTTTTCCTTGGATGTTATCcctgtatttctttttcatctcATTTCTGTTACCTCCATTTTGCATGGTtcattttgttcctttttgGATCTCTCTTTTAACTGGAAAGGCTTTTCAAGTATAGAGTTAATGGGTATGAAAATTGCTGAAGTTTCTGATATAGGTTTCTTTAGAACTGTATTTGGTTTGCCAACTGTATTATGAAAAGGGTGAAACTGAGATGATTAACTTCTGCACTTACAAATCATGGTTTTTGTTTGTGGGCATGATTCTGGATTCAAAGACACAAGTTTGTTGATTTAACTCAATATGTTTTGTTCCTGGAGTCTGTGGGGGAGGGTTTGGGGGAAGGAGAAGACTTGGGCTGTTTAGTAAGATGGAAATCGAGCAGGATTATAATGCACAACCTTTTTATGTCATGCAATTAAATTGATTTTtagtccttttcttttcttcttgtgtACATTTTTACCCAAAAATACCTAATTCCAGAGAAATCAGTAACTACATTAAAGGTTGAAATCGGTGGTTGACCTTCAGATTCTAACTGCTATGTTTTTAGATGCCATATATCCTATGCAAATGAAAGAACTGACCAAAGGAACATGCACTTCCTGGCCGCCTAATACTAGAATAAGAGATTAACACTGTGCAGTTGAAACTTACATCAGGATAAACCTTTCCTTTGTCAACCTTGATGAAGCTGTGTCACCTATAGTCTGTTTACCGTCTCAATTTAAGTGAATACGTAATTTTAGAAGAAATCAATGCCTTTCTATAGATTTTCCCAGAGTAAAGGGAGACACTACTATTTCAAACAGATGTATCTATATTTCGGTAGCTCTTCAGAACTctctaattttttaaatcttatCTCTGTAGTTACTCTTAGTATTCCTTAGCCTAGCTTCTGTTTTTCTCAGTACTTTTATTTGTTATGTTGTAGCATAATTCATTGCATCTTCTGGAGCTTGTATGATGAACTGGGGAACTGATTATTGGTATATGTTTGATTTTTTGTGCATCTAGACTTCTCTTCCTGTTGAAGAGATCACAAAGGCATTGGCAAAGATGGGCTATGAAGTGATGACCTCTGATGATGCTGGCCGATTTGTGTGCAACTATGTATACTATCATTCCTTGCGTTTCGCAGAGCAGAATGGAATCAAATCTCTATTTGTACATGTGCCTCTCTTCTTTACTATAGATGAGGAGACACAAATGCAATTTGCTGCTTCCTTATTGGAGGTACTTGCCTCTTTATCTTAGACTATCACATTCTTGTCTCTCTTTTCATCTCGATCTGGTGGCATATTTGCCTCGTCGTGGTGGTCGTGCATGTGACGATGGATGCAGATATCTCTGTGTCAAGCTTCAATAAACTTTTGATTGTATGTGGAATGGAAATGCGATTTTTGCTGATGAATGATATCATATATCAGGGGTTGTGTTACGATATTTGAGAAGCACAATGGCTTTTGAATATTGAAGCAATGGTTCATGTTGATTTGGTGTATCTGATTGCAGCTTTTCAAGTTTCCTTTACTGAACGCCACAAATTTTCTCCTCCTGCTCATAAAATTTCTTTGCAGATGGAGACAAGACTCTTTAATTCAGGTTTTACTATTACTGTGTTTCTAAATGCTGTATTTGTTTGATCCAATTTCCAGTAAAATCCAGGTTTGAAGTTTACACATTTCTTAGTTTGTGATAAGTGGTACACCATTTCCCTACTTTCCTCTCTTTCATTAAACTTGAGACGGAGGCCTTCATCCGTTCTCCATTAGGAGCGTTTTTTGGGTAAGTAAGAATTTATTAGTacccaagaatcaaaata contains:
- the LOC113760759 gene encoding uncharacterized protein LOC113760759 isoform X1, whose translation is MGSEGPPAVTIHVTGFKKFHGVAENPTETIVSNLKEYVKKRGLPKGVILGSCSILETAGQGAVVPLYQTLQSVISTAENESSTPGRVIWVHFGVNSGATKFAIENQAVNEATFRCPDEMGWKPQKVPIIPADGGISRARETSLPVEEITKALAKMGYEVMTSDDAGRFVCNYVYYHSLRFAEQNGIKSLFVHVPLFFTIDEETQMQFAASLLEVAGRPFFGQRHLSCPLPWWVSPNGRCFNSI
- the LOC113760759 gene encoding uncharacterized protein LOC113760759 isoform X3; its protein translation is MGSEGPPAVTIHVTGFKKFHGVAENPTETIVSNLKEYVKKRGLPKGVILGSCSILETAGQGAVVPLYQTLQSVISTAENESSTPGRVIWVHFGVNSGATKFAIENQAVNEATFRCPDEMGWKPQKVPIIPADGGISRARETSLPVEEITKALAKMGYEVMTSDDAGRFVCNYVYYHSLRFAEQNGIKSLFVHVPLFFTIDEETQMQFAASLLEGLCYDI
- the LOC113760759 gene encoding uncharacterized protein LOC113760759 isoform X2 — translated: MGSEGPPAVTIHVTGFKKFHGVAENPTETIVSNLKEYVKKRGLPKGVILGSCSILETAGQGAVVPLYQTLQSVISTAENESSTPGRVIWVHFGVNSGATKFAIENQAVNEATFRCPDEMGWKPQKVPIIPADGGISRARETSLPVEEITKALAKMGYEVMTSDDAGRFVCNYVYYHSLRFAEQNGIKSLFVHVPLFFTIDEETQMQFAASLLEVLASLS